The following nucleotide sequence is from Arcobacter sp. F2176.
GTTTGTGTGATTTTAAAAGTACTTGATTACTAAAGGAAAGAAGAAGATGTTAGATTTAGCGATAATCGGAGGAGGGCCAGCTGGACTTACAGCAGGTTTGTATTCAACAAGAGGTGGATTAAAAAATGTAACGATGTTTGAGATGGGTATGCCAGGAGGACAAATCA
It contains:
- a CDS encoding FAD-binding protein yields the protein MLDLAIIGGGPAGLTAGLYSTRGGLKNVTMFEMGMPGGQI